The following proteins come from a genomic window of Notamacropus eugenii isolate mMacEug1 chromosome X, mMacEug1.pri_v2, whole genome shotgun sequence:
- the CXXC1 gene encoding CXXC-type zinc finger protein 1 isoform X20, translated as MESEFSDPEPGATGGEESKSDIGENAPIYCVCRKPDINCFMIGCDSCNEWFHGDCIKITEKMAKAIREWYCLQCREKDPKLEIRYRHKKPCRERDGEPETEPRDDATTPKRKVASDLLVETVGSGPMTIPKGFTSPHKAPPPSAPGPGREVSNQIKRSARMCGECEACRRTEDCGHCDFCRDMKKFGGPNKIRQKCRLRQCQLRARESYKYFPSSVSLASAVQKLLRAREEHFQMLKEPPEAVATPEALSDEDLPLDPELYQDFCAGAFDDHTLPWLSDPEDAPFLDPVLRKRAVKVKHVKRREKKSEKKKEEKYKRHRQKQRHKEKWKHIERPDAKDPASLPQCLGPSCVQAAQPGSKYCSDDCGMKLAANRIYEILPQRIQQWQQSPCIAEEHGKKLLERIRREQQGARMRLQDMERRFHELEAVILRAKQQVVREDEESNEGDSEDTDLQIFCVSCGHPINPKVALRHMERCYAKYESQTSFGSMYPTRIEGATRLFCDVYNPQSKTYCKRLQVLCPEHSRDPKVPADEVCGCPLVRDVFELTGDFCRLPKRQCNRHYCWEKLRRAEVDLERVRVWYKLDELFEQERNVRMAMTNRAGLLALMLHQTIQHDPLTTDLRTNADR; from the exons ATG GAGAGTGAGTTTTCAGACCCAGAGCCTGGGGCCACCGGCGGGGAAGAATCTAAGTCGGACATCGGGGAGAATGCGCCCATTTACTGTGTTTGCCGGAAGCCCGATATCAACTGCTTCATGAT TGGCTGTGACAGTTGCAATGAGTGGTTCCATGGTGACTGCATCAAGATCACAGAGAAGATGGCAAAGGCCATCCGGGAGTGGTACTGCCTGCAGTGCCGGG AAAAAGACCCAAAGCTGGAGATCCGATACCGGCATAAAAAACCATGCCGTGAGCGTGATGGGGAACCCGAGACTGAGCCCAGGGACGACGCGACCACCCCAAAGAGGAAGGTTGCCTCAGATCTCCTTGTAGAGACTGTGGGAAGTGGGCCCATGACCATCCCCAAGGGCTTCACCTCTCCCCACAAGGCCCCACCTCCCTCAGCCCCTGGGCCTGGACGAGAGGTATCCAACCAG ATCAAACGGTCAGCCCGCATGTGTGGGGAGTGTGAGGCCTGCCGACGGACAGAGGACTGTGGTCACTGTGACTTCTGCCGTGACATGAAGAAGTTTGGGGGCCCCAACAAAATCCGCCAGAAGTGCCGTCTACGGCAATGCCAGCTCCGAGCCCGG gaATCCTATAAGTATTTCCCTTCCTCGGTGAGTCTGGCATCAGCTGTG CAGAAACTTCTTCGGGCACGGGAAGAACATTTCCAGATGTTAAAGGAGCCCCCAGAGGCCGTGGCCACCCCTGAAGCCCTCTCTGATGAGGATCTGCCTCTGGACCCTGAGCTCTATCAGGACTTCTGTGCTGGCGCCTTCGATGACCATACTTTG CCATGGTTGAGTGACCCTGAGGATGCACCTTTCCTGGACCCAGTACTTCGGAAACGTGCAGTGAAAGTAAAACATGTCAAGCGGCGGGAGAAGAAGTCAGAGAAAAAA AAGGAGGAGAAATATAAGCGTCACCGGCAGAAGCAGAGGCACAAAGAGAAGTGGAAACACATTGAACGCCCAGATGCCAAAGACCCAGCCTCCTTGCCCCAGTGTCTGGGCCCCAGCTGTGTCCAGGCTGCCCAGCCAGGCTCCAAGTACTGCTCTGATGACTGTGGCATGAAGCTGGCTGCCAA TCGTATCTATGAGATCCTACCCCAGCGAATCCAGCAGTGGCAGCAAAGCCCATGTATCGCAGAAGAACATGGAAAGAAGCTTCTGGAACGGATCCGAAGGGAACAGCAGGGGGCTCGGATGCGCCTGCAGGACATGGAACGTCGCTTTCACGAGCTGGAGGCTGTCATCCTCAGGGCCAAGCAACAAGTGGTACGCGAGGATGAGGAG AGCAATGAGGGAGACAGCGAGGATACGGACCTGCAGATCTTCTGCGTCTCCTGTGGCCATCCTATCAACCCCAAGGTGGCATTGAGGCATATGGAGCGCTGCTATGCCAAG TATGAGAGCCAGACATCCTTCGGGTCGATGTACCCCACCAGAATCGAGGG GGCTACTCGCCTCTTCTGTGATGTCTACAACCCCCAGAGCAAAACCTATTGTAAACGCCTGCAGGTTCTGTGCCCCGAGCACTCCAGGGACCCCAAG GTACCAGCGGATGAAGTATGTGGCTGCCCCCTGGTACGGGATGTGTTTGAGTTGACGGGAGACTTCTGTCGCCTGCCCAAACGCCAGTGCAATCGGCACTATTGCTGGGAGAAGCTGCGAAGGGCTGAGGTGGATCTGGAGCGTGTGCGAGTG
- the CXXC1 gene encoding CXXC-type zinc finger protein 1 isoform X9 has product MVRTRGGAGPGQSRGAARGRRLSGSGTSPGAFLQDEESEFSDPEPGATGGEESKSDIGENAPIYCVCRKPDINCFMIGCDSCNEWFHGDCIKITEKMAKAIREWYCLQCREKDPKLEIRYRHKKPCRERDGEPETEPRDDATTPKRKVASDLLVETVGSGPMTIPKGFTSPHKAPPPSAPGPGREVSNQQIKRSARMCGECEACRRTEDCGHCDFCRDMKKFGGPNKIRQKCRLRQCQLRARESYKYFPSSVSLASAVQKLLRAREEHFQMLKEPPEAVATPEALSDEDLPLDPELYQDFCAGAFDDHTLPWLSDPEDAPFLDPVLRKRAVKVKHVKRREKKSEKKKEEKYKRHRQKQRHKEKWKHIERPDAKDPASLPQCLGPSCVQAAQPGSKYCSDDCGMKLAANRIYEILPQRIQQWQQSPCIAEEHGKKLLERIRREQQGARMRLQDMERRFHELEAVILRAKQQVSNEGDSEDTDLQIFCVSCGHPINPKVALRHMERCYAKYESQTSFGSMYPTRIEGATRLFCDVYNPQSKTYCKRLQVLCPEHSRDPKVPADEVCGCPLVRDVFELTGDFCRLPKRQCNRHYCWEKLRRAEVDLERVRVWYKLDELFEQERNVRMAMTNRAGLLALMLHQTIQHDPLTTDLRTNADR; this is encoded by the exons ATGGTGAGAACGAGGGGCGGAGCCGGCCCGGGGCAATCCCGGGGGGCAGCCCGGGGGAGGAGGCTGAGCGGGTCCGGGACGAGCCCGGGGGCCTTCCTGCAGGACGAG GAGAGTGAGTTTTCAGACCCAGAGCCTGGGGCCACCGGCGGGGAAGAATCTAAGTCGGACATCGGGGAGAATGCGCCCATTTACTGTGTTTGCCGGAAGCCCGATATCAACTGCTTCATGAT TGGCTGTGACAGTTGCAATGAGTGGTTCCATGGTGACTGCATCAAGATCACAGAGAAGATGGCAAAGGCCATCCGGGAGTGGTACTGCCTGCAGTGCCGGG AAAAAGACCCAAAGCTGGAGATCCGATACCGGCATAAAAAACCATGCCGTGAGCGTGATGGGGAACCCGAGACTGAGCCCAGGGACGACGCGACCACCCCAAAGAGGAAGGTTGCCTCAGATCTCCTTGTAGAGACTGTGGGAAGTGGGCCCATGACCATCCCCAAGGGCTTCACCTCTCCCCACAAGGCCCCACCTCCCTCAGCCCCTGGGCCTGGACGAGAGGTATCCAACCAG CAGATCAAACGGTCAGCCCGCATGTGTGGGGAGTGTGAGGCCTGCCGACGGACAGAGGACTGTGGTCACTGTGACTTCTGCCGTGACATGAAGAAGTTTGGGGGCCCCAACAAAATCCGCCAGAAGTGCCGTCTACGGCAATGCCAGCTCCGAGCCCGG gaATCCTATAAGTATTTCCCTTCCTCGGTGAGTCTGGCATCAGCTGTG CAGAAACTTCTTCGGGCACGGGAAGAACATTTCCAGATGTTAAAGGAGCCCCCAGAGGCCGTGGCCACCCCTGAAGCCCTCTCTGATGAGGATCTGCCTCTGGACCCTGAGCTCTATCAGGACTTCTGTGCTGGCGCCTTCGATGACCATACTTTG CCATGGTTGAGTGACCCTGAGGATGCACCTTTCCTGGACCCAGTACTTCGGAAACGTGCAGTGAAAGTAAAACATGTCAAGCGGCGGGAGAAGAAGTCAGAGAAAAAA AAGGAGGAGAAATATAAGCGTCACCGGCAGAAGCAGAGGCACAAAGAGAAGTGGAAACACATTGAACGCCCAGATGCCAAAGACCCAGCCTCCTTGCCCCAGTGTCTGGGCCCCAGCTGTGTCCAGGCTGCCCAGCCAGGCTCCAAGTACTGCTCTGATGACTGTGGCATGAAGCTGGCTGCCAA TCGTATCTATGAGATCCTACCCCAGCGAATCCAGCAGTGGCAGCAAAGCCCATGTATCGCAGAAGAACATGGAAAGAAGCTTCTGGAACGGATCCGAAGGGAACAGCAGGGGGCTCGGATGCGCCTGCAGGACATGGAACGTCGCTTTCACGAGCTGGAGGCTGTCATCCTCAGGGCCAAGCAACAAGTG AGCAATGAGGGAGACAGCGAGGATACGGACCTGCAGATCTTCTGCGTCTCCTGTGGCCATCCTATCAACCCCAAGGTGGCATTGAGGCATATGGAGCGCTGCTATGCCAAG TATGAGAGCCAGACATCCTTCGGGTCGATGTACCCCACCAGAATCGAGGG GGCTACTCGCCTCTTCTGTGATGTCTACAACCCCCAGAGCAAAACCTATTGTAAACGCCTGCAGGTTCTGTGCCCCGAGCACTCCAGGGACCCCAAG GTACCAGCGGATGAAGTATGTGGCTGCCCCCTGGTACGGGATGTGTTTGAGTTGACGGGAGACTTCTGTCGCCTGCCCAAACGCCAGTGCAATCGGCACTATTGCTGGGAGAAGCTGCGAAGGGCTGAGGTGGATCTGGAGCGTGTGCGAGTG
- the CXXC1 gene encoding CXXC-type zinc finger protein 1 isoform X10: MVRTRGGAGPGQSRGAARGRRLSGSGTSPGAFLQDEESEFSDPEPGATGGEESKSDIGENAPIYCVCRKPDINCFMIGCDSCNEWFHGDCIKITEKMAKAIREWYCLQCREKDPKLEIRYRHKKPCRERDGEPETEPRDDATTPKRKVASDLLVETVGSGPMTIPKGFTSPHKAPPPSAPGPGREVSNQQIKRSARMCGECEACRRTEDCGHCDFCRDMKKFGGPNKIRQKCRLRQCQLRARESYKYFPSSVSLASAVKLLRAREEHFQMLKEPPEAVATPEALSDEDLPLDPELYQDFCAGAFDDHTLPWLSDPEDAPFLDPVLRKRAVKVKHVKRREKKSEKKKEEKYKRHRQKQRHKEKWKHIERPDAKDPASLPQCLGPSCVQAAQPGSKYCSDDCGMKLAANRIYEILPQRIQQWQQSPCIAEEHGKKLLERIRREQQGARMRLQDMERRFHELEAVILRAKQQVSNEGDSEDTDLQIFCVSCGHPINPKVALRHMERCYAKYESQTSFGSMYPTRIEGATRLFCDVYNPQSKTYCKRLQVLCPEHSRDPKVPADEVCGCPLVRDVFELTGDFCRLPKRQCNRHYCWEKLRRAEVDLERVRVWYKLDELFEQERNVRMAMTNRAGLLALMLHQTIQHDPLTTDLRTNADR; this comes from the exons ATGGTGAGAACGAGGGGCGGAGCCGGCCCGGGGCAATCCCGGGGGGCAGCCCGGGGGAGGAGGCTGAGCGGGTCCGGGACGAGCCCGGGGGCCTTCCTGCAGGACGAG GAGAGTGAGTTTTCAGACCCAGAGCCTGGGGCCACCGGCGGGGAAGAATCTAAGTCGGACATCGGGGAGAATGCGCCCATTTACTGTGTTTGCCGGAAGCCCGATATCAACTGCTTCATGAT TGGCTGTGACAGTTGCAATGAGTGGTTCCATGGTGACTGCATCAAGATCACAGAGAAGATGGCAAAGGCCATCCGGGAGTGGTACTGCCTGCAGTGCCGGG AAAAAGACCCAAAGCTGGAGATCCGATACCGGCATAAAAAACCATGCCGTGAGCGTGATGGGGAACCCGAGACTGAGCCCAGGGACGACGCGACCACCCCAAAGAGGAAGGTTGCCTCAGATCTCCTTGTAGAGACTGTGGGAAGTGGGCCCATGACCATCCCCAAGGGCTTCACCTCTCCCCACAAGGCCCCACCTCCCTCAGCCCCTGGGCCTGGACGAGAGGTATCCAACCAG CAGATCAAACGGTCAGCCCGCATGTGTGGGGAGTGTGAGGCCTGCCGACGGACAGAGGACTGTGGTCACTGTGACTTCTGCCGTGACATGAAGAAGTTTGGGGGCCCCAACAAAATCCGCCAGAAGTGCCGTCTACGGCAATGCCAGCTCCGAGCCCGG gaATCCTATAAGTATTTCCCTTCCTCGGTGAGTCTGGCATCAGCTGTG AAACTTCTTCGGGCACGGGAAGAACATTTCCAGATGTTAAAGGAGCCCCCAGAGGCCGTGGCCACCCCTGAAGCCCTCTCTGATGAGGATCTGCCTCTGGACCCTGAGCTCTATCAGGACTTCTGTGCTGGCGCCTTCGATGACCATACTTTG CCATGGTTGAGTGACCCTGAGGATGCACCTTTCCTGGACCCAGTACTTCGGAAACGTGCAGTGAAAGTAAAACATGTCAAGCGGCGGGAGAAGAAGTCAGAGAAAAAA AAGGAGGAGAAATATAAGCGTCACCGGCAGAAGCAGAGGCACAAAGAGAAGTGGAAACACATTGAACGCCCAGATGCCAAAGACCCAGCCTCCTTGCCCCAGTGTCTGGGCCCCAGCTGTGTCCAGGCTGCCCAGCCAGGCTCCAAGTACTGCTCTGATGACTGTGGCATGAAGCTGGCTGCCAA TCGTATCTATGAGATCCTACCCCAGCGAATCCAGCAGTGGCAGCAAAGCCCATGTATCGCAGAAGAACATGGAAAGAAGCTTCTGGAACGGATCCGAAGGGAACAGCAGGGGGCTCGGATGCGCCTGCAGGACATGGAACGTCGCTTTCACGAGCTGGAGGCTGTCATCCTCAGGGCCAAGCAACAAGTG AGCAATGAGGGAGACAGCGAGGATACGGACCTGCAGATCTTCTGCGTCTCCTGTGGCCATCCTATCAACCCCAAGGTGGCATTGAGGCATATGGAGCGCTGCTATGCCAAG TATGAGAGCCAGACATCCTTCGGGTCGATGTACCCCACCAGAATCGAGGG GGCTACTCGCCTCTTCTGTGATGTCTACAACCCCCAGAGCAAAACCTATTGTAAACGCCTGCAGGTTCTGTGCCCCGAGCACTCCAGGGACCCCAAG GTACCAGCGGATGAAGTATGTGGCTGCCCCCTGGTACGGGATGTGTTTGAGTTGACGGGAGACTTCTGTCGCCTGCCCAAACGCCAGTGCAATCGGCACTATTGCTGGGAGAAGCTGCGAAGGGCTGAGGTGGATCTGGAGCGTGTGCGAGTG
- the CXXC1 gene encoding CXXC-type zinc finger protein 1 isoform X25 — protein sequence MESEFSDPEPGATGGEESKSDIGENAPIYCVCRKPDINCFMIGCDSCNEWFHGDCIKITEKMAKAIREWYCLQCREKDPKLEIRYRHKKPCRERDGEPETEPRDDATTPKRKVASDLLVETVGSGPMTIPKGFTSPHKAPPPSAPGPGREVSNQQIKRSARMCGECEACRRTEDCGHCDFCRDMKKFGGPNKIRQKCRLRQCQLRARESYKYFPSSVSLASAVKLLRAREEHFQMLKEPPEAVATPEALSDEDLPLDPELYQDFCAGAFDDHTLPWLSDPEDAPFLDPVLRKRAVKVKHVKRREKKSEKKEEKYKRHRQKQRHKEKWKHIERPDAKDPASLPQCLGPSCVQAAQPGSKYCSDDCGMKLAANRIYEILPQRIQQWQQSPCIAEEHGKKLLERIRREQQGARMRLQDMERRFHELEAVILRAKQQVSNEGDSEDTDLQIFCVSCGHPINPKVALRHMERCYAKYESQTSFGSMYPTRIEGATRLFCDVYNPQSKTYCKRLQVLCPEHSRDPKVPADEVCGCPLVRDVFELTGDFCRLPKRQCNRHYCWEKLRRAEVDLERVRVWYKLDELFEQERNVRMAMTNRAGLLALMLHQTIQHDPLTTDLRTNADR from the exons ATG GAGAGTGAGTTTTCAGACCCAGAGCCTGGGGCCACCGGCGGGGAAGAATCTAAGTCGGACATCGGGGAGAATGCGCCCATTTACTGTGTTTGCCGGAAGCCCGATATCAACTGCTTCATGAT TGGCTGTGACAGTTGCAATGAGTGGTTCCATGGTGACTGCATCAAGATCACAGAGAAGATGGCAAAGGCCATCCGGGAGTGGTACTGCCTGCAGTGCCGGG AAAAAGACCCAAAGCTGGAGATCCGATACCGGCATAAAAAACCATGCCGTGAGCGTGATGGGGAACCCGAGACTGAGCCCAGGGACGACGCGACCACCCCAAAGAGGAAGGTTGCCTCAGATCTCCTTGTAGAGACTGTGGGAAGTGGGCCCATGACCATCCCCAAGGGCTTCACCTCTCCCCACAAGGCCCCACCTCCCTCAGCCCCTGGGCCTGGACGAGAGGTATCCAACCAG CAGATCAAACGGTCAGCCCGCATGTGTGGGGAGTGTGAGGCCTGCCGACGGACAGAGGACTGTGGTCACTGTGACTTCTGCCGTGACATGAAGAAGTTTGGGGGCCCCAACAAAATCCGCCAGAAGTGCCGTCTACGGCAATGCCAGCTCCGAGCCCGG gaATCCTATAAGTATTTCCCTTCCTCGGTGAGTCTGGCATCAGCTGTG AAACTTCTTCGGGCACGGGAAGAACATTTCCAGATGTTAAAGGAGCCCCCAGAGGCCGTGGCCACCCCTGAAGCCCTCTCTGATGAGGATCTGCCTCTGGACCCTGAGCTCTATCAGGACTTCTGTGCTGGCGCCTTCGATGACCATACTTTG CCATGGTTGAGTGACCCTGAGGATGCACCTTTCCTGGACCCAGTACTTCGGAAACGTGCAGTGAAAGTAAAACATGTCAAGCGGCGGGAGAAGAAGTCAGAGAAAAAA GAGGAGAAATATAAGCGTCACCGGCAGAAGCAGAGGCACAAAGAGAAGTGGAAACACATTGAACGCCCAGATGCCAAAGACCCAGCCTCCTTGCCCCAGTGTCTGGGCCCCAGCTGTGTCCAGGCTGCCCAGCCAGGCTCCAAGTACTGCTCTGATGACTGTGGCATGAAGCTGGCTGCCAA TCGTATCTATGAGATCCTACCCCAGCGAATCCAGCAGTGGCAGCAAAGCCCATGTATCGCAGAAGAACATGGAAAGAAGCTTCTGGAACGGATCCGAAGGGAACAGCAGGGGGCTCGGATGCGCCTGCAGGACATGGAACGTCGCTTTCACGAGCTGGAGGCTGTCATCCTCAGGGCCAAGCAACAAGTG AGCAATGAGGGAGACAGCGAGGATACGGACCTGCAGATCTTCTGCGTCTCCTGTGGCCATCCTATCAACCCCAAGGTGGCATTGAGGCATATGGAGCGCTGCTATGCCAAG TATGAGAGCCAGACATCCTTCGGGTCGATGTACCCCACCAGAATCGAGGG GGCTACTCGCCTCTTCTGTGATGTCTACAACCCCCAGAGCAAAACCTATTGTAAACGCCTGCAGGTTCTGTGCCCCGAGCACTCCAGGGACCCCAAG GTACCAGCGGATGAAGTATGTGGCTGCCCCCTGGTACGGGATGTGTTTGAGTTGACGGGAGACTTCTGTCGCCTGCCCAAACGCCAGTGCAATCGGCACTATTGCTGGGAGAAGCTGCGAAGGGCTGAGGTGGATCTGGAGCGTGTGCGAGTG
- the CXXC1 gene encoding CXXC-type zinc finger protein 1 isoform X14 yields MESEFSDPEPGATGGEESKSDIGENAPIYCVCRKPDINCFMIGCDSCNEWFHGDCIKITEKMAKAIREWYCLQCREKDPKLEIRYRHKKPCRERDGEPETEPRDDATTPKRKVASDLLVETVGSGPMTIPKGFTSPHKAPPPSAPGPGREVSNQQIKRSARMCGECEACRRTEDCGHCDFCRDMKKFGGPNKIRQKCRLRQCQLRARESYKYFPSSVSLASAVQKLLRAREEHFQMLKEPPEAVATPEALSDEDLPLDPELYQDFCAGAFDDHTLPWLSDPEDAPFLDPVLRKRAVKVKHVKRREKKSEKKVSSRRGGSGGQWGTVQRLTSFPLPPQKEEKYKRHRQKQRHKEKWKHIERPDAKDPASLPQCLGPSCVQAAQPGSKYCSDDCGMKLAANRIYEILPQRIQQWQQSPCIAEEHGKKLLERIRREQQGARMRLQDMERRFHELEAVILRAKQQVVREDEESNEGDSEDTDLQIFCVSCGHPINPKVALRHMERCYAKYESQTSFGSMYPTRIEGATRLFCDVYNPQSKTYCKRLQVLCPEHSRDPKVPADEVCGCPLVRDVFELTGDFCRLPKRQCNRHYCWEKLRRAEVDLERVRVWYKLDELFEQERNVRMAMTNRAGLLALMLHQTIQHDPLTTDLRTNADR; encoded by the exons ATG GAGAGTGAGTTTTCAGACCCAGAGCCTGGGGCCACCGGCGGGGAAGAATCTAAGTCGGACATCGGGGAGAATGCGCCCATTTACTGTGTTTGCCGGAAGCCCGATATCAACTGCTTCATGAT TGGCTGTGACAGTTGCAATGAGTGGTTCCATGGTGACTGCATCAAGATCACAGAGAAGATGGCAAAGGCCATCCGGGAGTGGTACTGCCTGCAGTGCCGGG AAAAAGACCCAAAGCTGGAGATCCGATACCGGCATAAAAAACCATGCCGTGAGCGTGATGGGGAACCCGAGACTGAGCCCAGGGACGACGCGACCACCCCAAAGAGGAAGGTTGCCTCAGATCTCCTTGTAGAGACTGTGGGAAGTGGGCCCATGACCATCCCCAAGGGCTTCACCTCTCCCCACAAGGCCCCACCTCCCTCAGCCCCTGGGCCTGGACGAGAGGTATCCAACCAG CAGATCAAACGGTCAGCCCGCATGTGTGGGGAGTGTGAGGCCTGCCGACGGACAGAGGACTGTGGTCACTGTGACTTCTGCCGTGACATGAAGAAGTTTGGGGGCCCCAACAAAATCCGCCAGAAGTGCCGTCTACGGCAATGCCAGCTCCGAGCCCGG gaATCCTATAAGTATTTCCCTTCCTCGGTGAGTCTGGCATCAGCTGTG CAGAAACTTCTTCGGGCACGGGAAGAACATTTCCAGATGTTAAAGGAGCCCCCAGAGGCCGTGGCCACCCCTGAAGCCCTCTCTGATGAGGATCTGCCTCTGGACCCTGAGCTCTATCAGGACTTCTGTGCTGGCGCCTTCGATGACCATACTTTG CCATGGTTGAGTGACCCTGAGGATGCACCTTTCCTGGACCCAGTACTTCGGAAACGTGCAGTGAAAGTAAAACATGTCAAGCGGCGGGAGAAGAAGTCAGAGAAAAAAGTGAGTAGCAGGAGAGGCGGTAGTGGTGGGCAGTGGGGAACTGTCCAGAGGCTCACCAGCTTCCCCCTCCCGCCCCAGAAGGAGGAGAAATATAAGCGTCACCGGCAGAAGCAGAGGCACAAAGAGAAGTGGAAACACATTGAACGCCCAGATGCCAAAGACCCAGCCTCCTTGCCCCAGTGTCTGGGCCCCAGCTGTGTCCAGGCTGCCCAGCCAGGCTCCAAGTACTGCTCTGATGACTGTGGCATGAAGCTGGCTGCCAA TCGTATCTATGAGATCCTACCCCAGCGAATCCAGCAGTGGCAGCAAAGCCCATGTATCGCAGAAGAACATGGAAAGAAGCTTCTGGAACGGATCCGAAGGGAACAGCAGGGGGCTCGGATGCGCCTGCAGGACATGGAACGTCGCTTTCACGAGCTGGAGGCTGTCATCCTCAGGGCCAAGCAACAAGTGGTACGCGAGGATGAGGAG AGCAATGAGGGAGACAGCGAGGATACGGACCTGCAGATCTTCTGCGTCTCCTGTGGCCATCCTATCAACCCCAAGGTGGCATTGAGGCATATGGAGCGCTGCTATGCCAAG TATGAGAGCCAGACATCCTTCGGGTCGATGTACCCCACCAGAATCGAGGG GGCTACTCGCCTCTTCTGTGATGTCTACAACCCCCAGAGCAAAACCTATTGTAAACGCCTGCAGGTTCTGTGCCCCGAGCACTCCAGGGACCCCAAG GTACCAGCGGATGAAGTATGTGGCTGCCCCCTGGTACGGGATGTGTTTGAGTTGACGGGAGACTTCTGTCGCCTGCCCAAACGCCAGTGCAATCGGCACTATTGCTGGGAGAAGCTGCGAAGGGCTGAGGTGGATCTGGAGCGTGTGCGAGTG
- the CXXC1 gene encoding CXXC-type zinc finger protein 1 isoform X23, producing MESEFSDPEPGATGGEESKSDIGENAPIYCVCRKPDINCFMIGCDSCNEWFHGDCIKITEKMAKAIREWYCLQCREKDPKLEIRYRHKKPCRERDGEPETEPRDDATTPKRKVASDLLVETVGSGPMTIPKGFTSPHKAPPPSAPGPGREVSNQQIKRSARMCGECEACRRTEDCGHCDFCRDMKKFGGPNKIRQKCRLRQCQLRARESYKYFPSSQKLLRAREEHFQMLKEPPEAVATPEALSDEDLPLDPELYQDFCAGAFDDHTLPWLSDPEDAPFLDPVLRKRAVKVKHVKRREKKSEKKKEEKYKRHRQKQRHKEKWKHIERPDAKDPASLPQCLGPSCVQAAQPGSKYCSDDCGMKLAANRIYEILPQRIQQWQQSPCIAEEHGKKLLERIRREQQGARMRLQDMERRFHELEAVILRAKQQVVREDEESNEGDSEDTDLQIFCVSCGHPINPKVALRHMERCYAKYESQTSFGSMYPTRIEGATRLFCDVYNPQSKTYCKRLQVLCPEHSRDPKVPADEVCGCPLVRDVFELTGDFCRLPKRQCNRHYCWEKLRRAEVDLERVRVWYKLDELFEQERNVRMAMTNRAGLLALMLHQTIQHDPLTTDLRTNADR from the exons ATG GAGAGTGAGTTTTCAGACCCAGAGCCTGGGGCCACCGGCGGGGAAGAATCTAAGTCGGACATCGGGGAGAATGCGCCCATTTACTGTGTTTGCCGGAAGCCCGATATCAACTGCTTCATGAT TGGCTGTGACAGTTGCAATGAGTGGTTCCATGGTGACTGCATCAAGATCACAGAGAAGATGGCAAAGGCCATCCGGGAGTGGTACTGCCTGCAGTGCCGGG AAAAAGACCCAAAGCTGGAGATCCGATACCGGCATAAAAAACCATGCCGTGAGCGTGATGGGGAACCCGAGACTGAGCCCAGGGACGACGCGACCACCCCAAAGAGGAAGGTTGCCTCAGATCTCCTTGTAGAGACTGTGGGAAGTGGGCCCATGACCATCCCCAAGGGCTTCACCTCTCCCCACAAGGCCCCACCTCCCTCAGCCCCTGGGCCTGGACGAGAGGTATCCAACCAG CAGATCAAACGGTCAGCCCGCATGTGTGGGGAGTGTGAGGCCTGCCGACGGACAGAGGACTGTGGTCACTGTGACTTCTGCCGTGACATGAAGAAGTTTGGGGGCCCCAACAAAATCCGCCAGAAGTGCCGTCTACGGCAATGCCAGCTCCGAGCCCGG gaATCCTATAAGTATTTCCCTTCCTCG CAGAAACTTCTTCGGGCACGGGAAGAACATTTCCAGATGTTAAAGGAGCCCCCAGAGGCCGTGGCCACCCCTGAAGCCCTCTCTGATGAGGATCTGCCTCTGGACCCTGAGCTCTATCAGGACTTCTGTGCTGGCGCCTTCGATGACCATACTTTG CCATGGTTGAGTGACCCTGAGGATGCACCTTTCCTGGACCCAGTACTTCGGAAACGTGCAGTGAAAGTAAAACATGTCAAGCGGCGGGAGAAGAAGTCAGAGAAAAAA AAGGAGGAGAAATATAAGCGTCACCGGCAGAAGCAGAGGCACAAAGAGAAGTGGAAACACATTGAACGCCCAGATGCCAAAGACCCAGCCTCCTTGCCCCAGTGTCTGGGCCCCAGCTGTGTCCAGGCTGCCCAGCCAGGCTCCAAGTACTGCTCTGATGACTGTGGCATGAAGCTGGCTGCCAA TCGTATCTATGAGATCCTACCCCAGCGAATCCAGCAGTGGCAGCAAAGCCCATGTATCGCAGAAGAACATGGAAAGAAGCTTCTGGAACGGATCCGAAGGGAACAGCAGGGGGCTCGGATGCGCCTGCAGGACATGGAACGTCGCTTTCACGAGCTGGAGGCTGTCATCCTCAGGGCCAAGCAACAAGTGGTACGCGAGGATGAGGAG AGCAATGAGGGAGACAGCGAGGATACGGACCTGCAGATCTTCTGCGTCTCCTGTGGCCATCCTATCAACCCCAAGGTGGCATTGAGGCATATGGAGCGCTGCTATGCCAAG TATGAGAGCCAGACATCCTTCGGGTCGATGTACCCCACCAGAATCGAGGG GGCTACTCGCCTCTTCTGTGATGTCTACAACCCCCAGAGCAAAACCTATTGTAAACGCCTGCAGGTTCTGTGCCCCGAGCACTCCAGGGACCCCAAG GTACCAGCGGATGAAGTATGTGGCTGCCCCCTGGTACGGGATGTGTTTGAGTTGACGGGAGACTTCTGTCGCCTGCCCAAACGCCAGTGCAATCGGCACTATTGCTGGGAGAAGCTGCGAAGGGCTGAGGTGGATCTGGAGCGTGTGCGAGTG